DNA sequence from the Lysobacter silvisoli genome:
GTGGTGATTCGGGTTGTACACGCCCTCCAGCGACAGCACCTGGCTGCGCTGGTCGTAGGTGGCCACGTTGTTGCCGACCTGCTGCAGCGCGGAGACATCGTAGAGGTAGGTGTACTTGCCCAGCAGCGCCCAGCGGGTGCTGTTGTACGGACGCCAGGCGAAACCGACGTTGCCCTCGACGAACTTGGCGCCGGCCTGGACGTCGAGCCGGTCGCGGGTTTGCGAATAGTTGAAGCGGCCGGCGACGCGGAAGCTGTCGTCGAACTTGTGCAGGAAGCGGTTGGTGGTCACCCACTGTTCGCGGCGCTCGGCACCGGTGTCGCGGCGCCACTCCAGCTTGCTCTGCCACTGCGTATCCACCGAGCTGCGGCCACCGTTGAGGCTGACGGCACGGCGGTCGACCTGGCTCAGGCCCTGACCGCCGTTGTCGCGGTCCAGGCTGGCGTTTTGCAAGGTGAAGCCCAGGTTCCAGCCTTCGCCCGGATAGAAATCCATGCCGAAGGTGTGGGCCAGGCCGGACTCGTTGGGCTGCTTGAGGAACTGGCTTTCGTTGAACAGGTTGACCTGGTTCGACAGGCGCCAGCGCTGGCCCAGGGTCCAGCCGCCGTTGATGCGGTCGCCGAACAGCGGGTCGTAGTCGCTGCGGTCGGTGGAATAGGTGTAGGCGCCGTAGACGCTGTGGTCGGGGCTGATGCGGTACTCGGCATCGACCTTGGCCGCGTCGCCGCGGTCGCCGGTGGTGAGCTCCGCGCCGACACTGGACAGGTCGCCGAACAGGTACTTGGCACCCACGCTGTAGGCGTCGTTGTCGGCGTAGCGGCCGCCGTCGTCGTCCAGGGTGAACTGGGCGGTGCCGAACAGTTCCAGCTGGGTGCCCACGCGCTGCTTGTACTGCAGCGCGGCCAGGGTGCCGGCGGCGTCGCCGCTGGCGCGCTCTTCCTCCACCTGGCGCAGCTCCACGCCGAAGGTGGCCGCGTCGGTGATGCGCCACTCGCCGGTCAGTTGGGCCTGGGTCAGCGATTCGGCGCCGCGCTCGGCCACCGAGTAGCGGCCGTACAGCAACACCGACGGGCCCAGCTGGCCCTGGAATTCGACGCCGCGCTCCTCGATGTCCAGATTGCTGTCCAGGCGCGCGATCGAATAGCCCTTGCCCACGCGCCGCCACCAGGCGCCCACCGACCAGTCGTTGTCGGTCCAGCCCAGCTCCTTGAAGTTGGCACGCGCCTCGACCGACTTGGCCTCGCCTTCGCGCGCGCCCAGGCCGGAGTTGATCTGGGTGAAGCTCAGGCCGCCGTTGTCGGAATAGAAGATCGGCGCGCTGCTGGCCTCGGTCTGGGTGTGTTCCAGCTTGAGGTAGGTGCCGCGGCCGGCCTGCAGGGTCAGGTCGGCGCCCTTGAGGCCGTAGTCCTCGCCGGCGCGGTTCTCGTCGACGTAGGTCGCGCCCACCGCGACGTGCTCGCCGAACCAGTGCTTGCCGCGGAAGCCGGCGGTCAGCCCGTCGGCGTCGAAACCGGAGGGCAGGAACTCGTAGTCCACCAGCAGCACCTGGGCGTAGCCGTCCAGCGGGGTGTCGCGGGTCAGGCTGCGCACGTTCTCGCGGGTGATCTGCGCCAGCGGGCGGCTGAGCAGCAGCCGGCCCTGCAGTTCGTCGATCTCGTAGTCGGCGCCGCGCGCCAGTTCGACCCGGTTCTCGACCCGGCCGGTGGTGCGGTCGCGGATCTCCAGGGTGACCTTGTCCGAACCCGGCAGCACGTCGGTGTGCTTGAGGTAGTACAGGCTGCCGCCGGTGCCGAGGAATTCGCTGTGGCCGGGCGCGGTCTGCGCCTCGGAGCCGAAGGCGCGCAGTTCGGTGCCCGGCTCGCCCAGCGCGGTGCTGCGGCGGCTGCGCCAGGACAGCGCGCCGCCGTACAGCGAACGGTCGTACTGGGCGTATTCGGTGCCGGTGATGCCGGTGTTGAAGTTGCCCCACAGCGCCTGGTTCTTGTCCCAGTCCACGCGCAGGTACAGCCGGCCCTGGGTGTCGACGTCGCGGTAGGTGACCGAGTCGTCGCCATAGACCGGGTAGTACTGATCGGGATCCAGGCGGCGGAACACGTCCTGCGGGTCGGCGTCCCAGAAGCCGTCGAACAGCTCGCGCACTTCGCGCTCCTGCGTGTCCGCCTGCGCCGTGACCAGGTACTTGCCCTTGATCTTGCCCTTCAGATAGAACGCCAGGCGGCCTTCGAGCAGGAAGCCGTCGTCGAAGCGGTCGTCGGCGGCCAGCGGCTCGATCGAGCCGGACACGCTGGTCTTGGACGCGGTCAGGTCGGCCAGGGCCACGGCGAACATGTAGCGGCCGGTGACGTCGATATCCAGTTGCTGGTGCGAGCGCTGGTTGCCCTTGCCCACCTCGACGTCGAACTTGTGCCGTCCCACCGGCACCAGGTACTCGGCCACCATCTTGCGTTCCAGATCGATCGGGTGGCTCTGGCCGTTGATCTGCAGGGTGTAGCCGTCGGCGATGTTGCGGCCCTG
Encoded proteins:
- a CDS encoding TonB-dependent receptor; its protein translation is MKMKLLDYTLIGILAGLSAVASAQETAAPAPPATGRDGTAAPPAPASDLDCSDSGCSADDGLLFELRTRGERRPLTQGTTDASTSQTLQPDRRVTVEVEEARTQWQDALKPGQAIAIGKWSLQLPGGGVVWATEDPNLGQPMFNVSAPSLLAFDGQRVVKPVRFYAYSNYSAFIQRAEVLIYRATDADLVTPIASIELPAGAVAEATWDGALPAGLELRAGDELIYLVRAHGADGAYDETYPRRLQLVKPEEAERGARLLRDSVEKRAGESFTVEEAEQRSQIDGIFGENSLRRQNIAIYGSRIRIQGRNIADGYTLQINGQSHPIDLERKMVAEYLVPVGRHKFDVEVGKGNQRSHQQLDIDVTGRYMFAVALADLTASKTSVSGSIEPLAADDRFDDGFLLEGRLAFYLKGKIKGKYLVTAQADTQEREVRELFDGFWDADPQDVFRRLDPDQYYPVYGDDSVTYRDVDTQGRLYLRVDWDKNQALWGNFNTGITGTEYAQYDRSLYGGALSWRSRRSTALGEPGTELRAFGSEAQTAPGHSEFLGTGGSLYYLKHTDVLPGSDKVTLEIRDRTTGRVENRVELARGADYEIDELQGRLLLSRPLAQITRENVRSLTRDTPLDGYAQVLLVDYEFLPSGFDADGLTAGFRGKHWFGEHVAVGATYVDENRAGEDYGLKGADLTLQAGRGTYLKLEHTQTEASSAPIFYSDNGGLSFTQINSGLGAREGEAKSVEARANFKELGWTDNDWSVGAWWRRVGKGYSIARLDSNLDIEERGVEFQGQLGPSVLLYGRYSVAERGAESLTQAQLTGEWRITDAATFGVELRQVEEERASGDAAGTLAALQYKQRVGTQLELFGTAQFTLDDDGGRYADNDAYSVGAKYLFGDLSSVGAELTTGDRGDAAKVDAEYRISPDHSVYGAYTYSTDRSDYDPLFGDRINGGWTLGQRWRLSNQVNLFNESQFLKQPNESGLAHTFGMDFYPGEGWNLGFTLQNASLDRDNGGQGLSQVDRRAVSLNGGRSSVDTQWQSKLEWRRDTGAERREQWVTTNRFLHKFDDSFRVAGRFNYSQTRDRLDVQAGAKFVEGNVGFAWRPYNSTRWALLGKYTYLYDVSALQQVGNNVATYDQRSQVLSLEGVYNPNHHWEFAGKLARREGQVRFGRLQGEWADSSATFGAVQVRYELDEVWHGLAEYRWLGVKDGGDRSGVLVGLDRDVGKHFRVGVGYNFTEFSDDLTDFDYDHRGWFLNLVGSY